A single genomic interval of Porphyromonas sp. oral taxon 275 harbors:
- the pdxH gene encoding pyridoxamine 5'-phosphate oxidase — MNEDLHLEHIRREYSSRSLSRSELPAEPLPMVERWLREAIESRVYEPTAMLVGTASPEGQPSIRTVLLKEVLGGRFVFYTGYESRKGRQIAANPRVALTFLWHELERQIHVEGTIERLPAAESDAYFAMRPYKSRIGARISPQSQPIPSREWIMMRFAAESLKFVGREVPRPDSWGGYAVTPHRIELWQGRDSRLHDRFVYELQEDGSWSLTRVAP; from the coding sequence ATGAATGAAGATCTTCACCTCGAGCATATCCGACGCGAGTACTCCAGCCGCAGCCTCAGCCGCAGCGAGCTCCCCGCCGAGCCCCTCCCCATGGTCGAGCGCTGGCTCCGCGAGGCCATAGAGAGCCGCGTCTACGAGCCTACGGCGATGCTCGTGGGCACGGCGAGCCCCGAGGGCCAGCCCAGTATACGCACCGTCCTGCTGAAGGAAGTCCTCGGCGGGCGCTTCGTCTTCTACACCGGCTACGAGAGTCGCAAGGGGCGACAGATCGCCGCCAACCCACGCGTAGCGCTAACCTTCCTCTGGCACGAGCTAGAGCGTCAGATCCACGTCGAGGGCACGATCGAGCGGCTCCCCGCCGCAGAGAGTGACGCCTACTTCGCCATGCGCCCCTACAAGAGCCGCATCGGCGCGCGCATCTCCCCGCAGAGCCAGCCCATCCCCTCGCGCGAGTGGATCATGATGCGCTTTGCCGCCGAGAGCCTCAAGTTCGTCGGCCGCGAAGTGCCCCGCCCCGACAGCTGGGGCGGCTATGCCGTGACGCCGCACCGCATCGAGCTGTGGCAGGGACGCGACAGCCGCCTACACGACCGCTTCGTCTACGAGCTGCAGGAGGACGGCAGCTGGAGCCTCACCCGCGTCGCCCCCTAG
- a CDS encoding NAD(P)H-dependent oxidoreductase gives MSLIEDLHWRHAVKAYDPTKKLSQEDLMKIVEAARLAPTSSGLQQFRLIVVGDQDLKEKMVAGALNPDCMRECSHVIVFAAWDEYTPERIDAIYDLTTDERGLVRGRFKRYTDMLKEKFGEMDKEEQYQHAANQAYIALGMALAQAAELRIDSTPIGGFDPKLVDELLDLPSKGLRSVCLLYLGYADPERDWMGQMKKVRNSMEEFATFI, from the coding sequence ATGTCACTTATCGAAGACCTACACTGGCGGCACGCCGTCAAGGCATACGACCCCACGAAGAAGCTCTCCCAGGAGGATCTGATGAAGATCGTCGAGGCTGCCCGCCTCGCCCCCACCTCCTCGGGGCTGCAGCAGTTCCGCCTCATCGTCGTCGGCGACCAGGACCTCAAGGAGAAGATGGTCGCAGGGGCCCTCAACCCCGACTGCATGCGTGAGTGCTCCCACGTCATCGTCTTCGCCGCCTGGGACGAATACACGCCCGAGCGCATCGACGCCATCTATGACCTCACGACCGACGAGCGCGGGCTGGTGCGCGGACGCTTCAAGCGCTACACCGACATGCTCAAGGAGAAGTTCGGCGAGATGGATAAGGAGGAGCAGTACCAGCACGCTGCGAACCAGGCCTACATCGCCCTGGGGATGGCGCTGGCACAGGCTGCAGAGCTCCGCATCGACAGCACGCCCATCGGCGGCTTCGACCCCAAGCTCGTCGACGAGCTGCTCGACCTGCCCTCCAAGGGCCTACGTAGCGTCTGCCTCCTCTACCTCGGCTACGCTGATCCCGAGCGCGACTGGATGGGCCAGATGAAGAAGGTGCGCAACTCAATGGAGGAGTTCGCCACCTTCATCTAA
- a CDS encoding glycosyltransferase family 4 protein, with protein MKIAYCLFGTYTVGGIERTTTVKANWLAQHGHDVYLITTGHNGRPSYYSLEPNIKHIDLDINYIMPGASFITQYRGNRSKPKLHEQRLRELLLKLRPDITIAAGWHEAGFLHRIEDGSAKIVEHHNFLYAPIARFPTFYDKNNKLPLLSRLKYWLRTQWSLQAVRQQRYHDQRYDRLVVLTEEDKALCSHCPNASVIYNPRTIESDVVSPLTNKVILATGRLTGQKNFTELVHIWGMIAKEYPDWKLHIVGDGESKEEIKEAIRSVGIEDQVELLPFSNNIQEHYLSASIFAMPSTYEGFGLVLVEAETCGLPVVSYACPCGPRDIIRHGEDGFLVNPGDKKAFAQHLRQLIESDELRQAMGRAARANSERFALDVIMKQWEQLFKELRPKQ; from the coding sequence ATGAAAATCGCGTATTGTCTTTTCGGCACCTATACCGTAGGCGGGATCGAACGAACGACAACGGTCAAGGCCAATTGGCTAGCTCAGCACGGACACGATGTGTATCTGATCACGACTGGCCACAATGGACGTCCTTCCTACTATAGCCTGGAGCCAAACATCAAGCATATTGACCTTGACATAAACTACATAATGCCTGGGGCCTCCTTTATCACTCAGTATAGGGGGAACAGATCCAAGCCCAAGCTTCATGAGCAAAGGCTACGCGAATTACTCCTCAAGCTTAGACCAGACATCACAATCGCAGCAGGGTGGCATGAAGCTGGCTTCTTACATAGGATCGAGGATGGTAGCGCCAAGATCGTGGAGCATCACAACTTCTTGTATGCTCCTATCGCCCGTTTCCCCACCTTCTATGATAAGAATAACAAGCTCCCTCTTCTTTCCAGACTCAAGTACTGGCTTCGTACTCAGTGGAGCCTACAGGCGGTACGCCAACAGCGGTATCATGACCAGCGATACGACAGATTAGTCGTCCTCACCGAGGAAGACAAAGCACTCTGTAGTCACTGTCCTAATGCTAGTGTCATCTACAACCCCCGGACCATAGAGTCCGATGTAGTATCTCCCCTAACCAATAAGGTCATCCTAGCCACTGGGCGCCTCACTGGACAGAAGAACTTCACTGAGTTAGTCCACATTTGGGGGATGATTGCCAAGGAATACCCTGACTGGAAGCTCCACATAGTAGGTGACGGAGAGTCAAAGGAAGAGATTAAGGAGGCCATACGCAGTGTTGGCATAGAAGATCAGGTCGAGCTCCTACCCTTCAGTAATAATATCCAGGAGCACTACCTCAGTGCATCTATCTTCGCAATGCCATCTACATACGAAGGCTTTGGCTTGGTCTTGGTAGAGGCCGAGACTTGTGGCTTACCCGTTGTCTCTTATGCCTGCCCTTGCGGCCCTAGAGATATTATTCGTCACGGAGAAGATGGCTTCCTCGTTAACCCCGGGGATAAAAAGGCCTTTGCTCAACATCTGCGACAACTCATCGAAAGCGATGAACTCCGTCAAGCGATGGGGCGAGCAGCACGAGCCAATTCGGAGCGCTTTGCCCTAGATGTAATTATGAAGCAATGGGAGCAGCTCTTCAAAGAACTACGCCCTAAACAATAA
- a CDS encoding amidophosphoribosyltransferase gives MEPLKHECGVAMIRLRKPLSYYQEKYGTWMYGLNKLYLLMEKQHNRGQEGAGLAVVKLGTQPGEEYLFRERAEGTGAIQEIFDTVHSALGAVPREQLADPIYAEEHLPYAGNCMMGHLRYSTTGKSGLTFVHPMIRRNNWRAKCLTICGNFNLTNVSQIFDAITSVGQHPRHVSDMHILLEQIGHRLDREVERLFVQSRTFGLEGMDITHYIEERIDLANVLRQCAPLWDGGFVMCGQTGSGESYAMRDPWGIRPAFYYVDEEIVVLASERPVIQTVMNIASEQVQELLPGQALLVNRQAEVRLEQIVDPRQQQACSFERIYFSRGSDKDIYQERKALGRLLTPAILRALGGDLEHAVFSFIPNTAEVAYYGMLEGLNEHLNEEKLRLLQSGRQLSTEELRQILALSIRSEKVAIKDIKLRTFISEGKSRNELAAHVYDITYGTVRPGLDSLVVIDDSIVRGTTLRQSIIGILDRLSPRKIVIVSSCPQVRYPDYYGIDMSKMKEFIAFRAAIALIKERGMETLIEQQYQRALELRQRPETEEVENVVKAIYAPFSPEEISAKMVELLRPEDTRAEVELVFQSLEGLHEAIPHHHGDWYFSGDYPTPGGSHLVNKAFIDYVEQDHPQHP, from the coding sequence ATGGAACCGCTCAAGCATGAATGTGGCGTAGCCATGATACGCCTTCGCAAGCCCCTCTCCTACTACCAGGAGAAGTACGGCACGTGGATGTATGGACTCAACAAGCTGTATCTCCTGATGGAGAAGCAGCACAATCGAGGGCAGGAGGGTGCAGGCCTCGCCGTGGTCAAGCTCGGCACCCAGCCTGGCGAGGAGTACCTCTTCCGTGAGCGCGCCGAGGGCACAGGAGCCATCCAGGAGATCTTCGACACCGTGCACAGCGCCCTCGGAGCGGTCCCCCGCGAGCAGCTCGCCGACCCCATCTACGCCGAGGAGCACCTCCCCTATGCGGGCAACTGCATGATGGGTCACCTACGCTACAGCACCACGGGCAAGAGCGGACTGACCTTCGTCCACCCCATGATCCGCCGCAATAACTGGCGAGCCAAGTGCTTGACGATCTGCGGTAACTTCAACCTCACCAACGTCTCACAGATCTTCGACGCCATCACCTCCGTAGGCCAGCACCCGCGTCACGTCTCCGACATGCACATCCTGCTGGAGCAAATCGGGCACCGCCTCGACCGCGAGGTAGAGCGTCTCTTCGTCCAGAGCCGTACCTTTGGGCTCGAGGGCATGGACATCACCCACTACATCGAGGAGCGTATCGACCTGGCCAACGTCCTGCGCCAGTGCGCCCCGCTATGGGATGGCGGCTTCGTCATGTGCGGCCAGACGGGCAGCGGCGAGAGCTATGCCATGCGCGACCCCTGGGGCATACGTCCCGCCTTCTACTATGTAGATGAGGAGATCGTCGTCCTAGCGTCCGAGCGCCCCGTCATCCAGACGGTGATGAATATCGCCAGCGAGCAGGTTCAGGAGCTGCTGCCCGGGCAGGCGCTGCTGGTGAACCGCCAGGCCGAGGTACGCCTCGAGCAGATCGTCGACCCACGGCAGCAGCAGGCCTGCTCCTTCGAGCGCATCTACTTCTCCCGGGGCAGTGACAAGGACATCTACCAGGAGCGTAAGGCCCTCGGCCGCCTGCTCACGCCCGCCATCCTACGCGCTCTGGGAGGTGACCTCGAGCACGCCGTCTTCTCCTTCATCCCCAACACCGCCGAGGTCGCCTACTACGGCATGCTGGAGGGACTCAACGAGCACCTCAACGAGGAGAAGCTACGCCTGCTGCAGTCAGGGCGTCAGCTGAGCACCGAGGAGCTACGCCAGATCCTCGCCTTGAGCATCCGCAGCGAGAAGGTCGCCATCAAGGACATCAAGCTCCGCACCTTCATCTCCGAGGGCAAGAGCCGTAATGAGCTCGCCGCCCACGTCTACGACATCACCTACGGCACGGTACGCCCTGGCCTCGATAGCCTCGTGGTCATCGACGACAGCATCGTGCGTGGGACGACCCTGCGCCAAAGTATCATCGGCATCCTCGACCGCCTCTCCCCGCGCAAGATCGTCATCGTCTCCAGCTGCCCACAGGTACGCTACCCCGACTACTACGGCATCGACATGAGCAAGATGAAGGAGTTCATTGCCTTCCGTGCCGCCATCGCCCTGATCAAGGAGCGCGGTATGGAGACCCTCATCGAGCAGCAGTACCAGCGCGCCCTCGAGCTACGCCAGCGCCCCGAGACGGAGGAGGTAGAGAACGTCGTCAAGGCGATCTACGCCCCCTTCAGCCCCGAGGAGATCTCGGCCAAGATGGTCGAGCTCTTGCGCCCCGAGGATACCCGCGCCGAGGTCGAGCTGGTCTTCCAGAGCCTCGAGGGGCTGCATGAGGCCATCCCCCACCACCACGGCGACTGGTACTTCAGCGGCGACTACCCCACCCCCGGCGGCTCCCACCTGGTGAACAAGGCCTTCATCGACTACGTCGAGCAGGACCACCCCCAGCATCCCTAG